A single Drosophila miranda strain MSH22 chromosome XR, D.miranda_PacBio2.1, whole genome shotgun sequence DNA region contains:
- the LOC108152551 gene encoding general odorant-binding protein 69a, with the protein MTSSRNVCLFLAVLIAYDSLAPSQAFELSPTMKKQVAKLKDRCIKQTGASAERMLQAKKDQVLPDDPAFKCFLHCMFDMLGLIDSRNVMQLESLIEVLPEEIHPEINELVGNCGTQKGIDGCDTAFQTVKCYLSVNKDFITEQIMNSMQ; encoded by the exons ATGACCTCCTCCAGGAATGTTTGCCTTTTTCTGGCCGTGCTCATCGCCTACGATTCGCTGGCTCCGAGCCAAGCC TTTGAGCTCTCGCCGACGATGAAAAAGCAAGTAGCAAAGCTGAAGGATCGCTGCATTAAACAGACAGGAGCATCCGCAG AACGAATGCTCCAGGCGAAGAAAGACCAGGTATTGCCCGATGATCCGGCCTTCAAATGCTTTCTGCACTGCATGTTTGACATGTTAGGACTG ATCGACAGCCGCAACGTAATGCAATTGGAGTCTCTTATCGAAGTCCTGCCTGAAGAGATTCACCCCGAGATCAACGAACTAGTTGGCAACTGCGGCACCCAAA AGGGAATTGATGGCTGCGACACGGCTTTTCAAACCGTCAAGTGCTATCTCAGTGTGAACAAAGATTTCATCACGGAGCAGATAATGAATTCAATGCAATAG